In the genome of Dermacentor variabilis isolate Ectoservices chromosome 5, ASM5094787v1, whole genome shotgun sequence, one region contains:
- the LOC142581804 gene encoding uncharacterized protein LOC142581804, producing MVFLAILLSIPLAGGRSRLQIFADQLIDLIGNLFFEATPAPPEDSYSRWLTSFWWIVVMVVMTGFTGIMKASMMVKDQTGRINTLADVMARPEIRPLIISGSTYERLFSTSTRPDYQRLWRQVQRWKAVAPASWVLSKPAFDLLLEEKAIFFCDDILLHWTVARIYPNGFEGEFYMGTDYFLNNEFTMFVRRTLDKDLIKKIHLRLRWLWEAGLPQDWKRRALESALRKSAGAPTTVVAAMKLTDVGAIFYLMLFGQAFACIVALSEVFVGKLLPASSRALAQRSRKGESPGGGGNSLPVAVVHAGQRLSALGASSQVAVAIDGRPMN from the exons ATGGTGTTCCTCGCCATCTTGCTCTCGATTCCTTTGGCAGGCGGCAGAAGTCGTTTGCAGATATTCGCTGATCAGCTCATTGACCTCATCGGAAACTTGTTCTTCGAAG CTACACCGGCGCCTCCGGAGGATTCGTACAGTCGCTGGCTGACCTCCTTCTGGTGGATCGTGGTCATGGTGGTCATGACCGGATTCACGGGTATCATGAAGGCCAGCATGATGGTCAAGGACCAAACTGGCCGCATAAACACCCTCGCGGACGTCATGGCGCGGCCTGAGATCCGGCCCCTCATCATCAGCGGAAGCACTTACGAACGACTCTTCAGC ACTTCAACTCGGCCTGACTATCAGCGCCTCTGGAGACAGGTGCAGCGCTGGAAGGCTGTGGCACCGGCCAGCTGGGTCCTGAGCAAACCAGCTTTCGATTTGCTCTTGGAGGAGAAAGCCATCTTCTTCTGCGACGACATCCTGCTCCACTGGACCGTCGCGCGCATCTATCCGAACGGCTTCGAGGGAGAGTTCTACATGGGCACTGACTACTTCCTCAACAACGAGTTCACCATGTTCGTGCGGCGCACGCTTGACAAGGACCTGATCAAGAAGATTCACCTGCG GCTCCGTTGGCTGTGGGAGGCCGGGCTGCCCCAGGACTGGAAGCGCCGCGCCCTGGAGTCGGCGCTGCGTAAATCGGCAGGCGCGCCGACGACCGTCGTGGCAGCCATGAAGCTCACCGACGTGGGAGCAATCTTCTACCTGATGCTTTTCGGACAGGCGTTTGCATGCATTGTCGCCCTGTCCGAAGTGTTTGTCGGCAAGCTGCTGCCGGCTTCATCGCGTGCCCTTGCGCAGCGGTCGCGGAAAGGGGAAAGCCCCGGTGGCGGTGGGAATTCGCTGCCCGTCGCGGTGGTCCATGCGGGACAGCGACTGTCGGCCTTGGGCGCGTCTTCTCAGGTTGCCGTAGCTATCGACGGACGTCCGATGAATTAG